The genomic window AACGGAGCCACGCCGGATCGCAGCCCGCAGCCAGGGATTGGCCAACTATCTGGTCTCGTGGAGGAACTGCGTGCCGCGGGGCTCGAGGTCGACGCTCGCGTCGAGGGTAAGGCCAAACCGCTGCCGCCCGCACTCGACCTCTCCGCCTATCGCATCCTCCAGGAGGCGACCACCAACGTCCTCAAGCACGCCCGCGCCCGCCGGGTCGACATCCGCGTGCGCTACAGCGAGACGACGCTCGCGCTCGACATCCGCGATGACGGCGCCGGGGATGGCGGTGATCCTGCCTCGGCGTCTGGTCACGGATTGATCGGCATGCGCGAGCGGGTCGCGCTGTTTGGCGGCAAGTTGCACGCCGGGCGCAATCGCGCGGGCGGATTCTCGGTCCACGCGCGCCTGCCGCTCGAGCCCGCACCGTGATGCCGATACGCGTGTTGATCGTCGACGACCAGGCGCTCGTCCGAGCCGGGTTTCGCATGATCCTGGAAGCCCAGCCTGACCTCGAAGTCGTCGGTGAGGCCGGAGACGGATCCGCGGCGATCGACGCGGTCCGCACGCTCCAGCCGGATGTCGTCCTGATGGACGTTCGGATGCCGGGCGTCGATGGCATCGAGGCTACCCGGCGACTGACCGAGGCCGGTGTGCCAGGCAGGATCGTGATCCTGACCACTTACGACCTGGACGAATACGTCTTCGACGCGCTGGCCGCCGGCGCCAGCGGCTTCCTGCTCAAGCACGTCCCGCCGGAAGAGCTGGTCCGCGGCGTGCGGGTGGCGGCGAGTGGCGAGGCGCTGCTCGCGCCATCGATCACCAAGCGGCTCATCGAGGAGTTTGCGAAGCAACGCGCGCCCGTCCGTGCCAGCGGCACCGACTTGAAGAGCCTGACCGATCGAGAGCGCGAGGTGCTGACACTCCTGGGCCGCGGGCTCTCCAACCCGGAGATCGCTAAAGACCTGAAGGTCGGAGAGGCCACGGTCAAGACGCACGTCGCCCATGTGCTCGACAAGCTGGAACTGCGCGACCGCGTCCAGGCCGTGATCTTCGCCTACGAGATCGGCCTGATCAAACCCGGCGCCGCCTAACTCCGCCGCGAGGCGGAGCCCGGCTCCCCCGCGCAGCGGACCCAAAGATCGGGCGCACAGGTGACGACGCGGGGCTGTTGCACCCCTACCGTGAACGTCACAGTTCGTTTGTGAAGGAGATGCCAATGGCAAATGGAAACGTCATCACGACCCACGGCCTGACGAAGCGTTATGGCCCGTCGATCATGGCGGTCGATGCCCTCGACCTCGAGGTGCACCGGGGCGAGGTTTTCGGGTTCCTCGGCCCCAATGGGGCCGGCAAGACGACGACCCTGCGCATGTTGCTGGGGCTCATCAAGCCAACGTCCGGATCGGCCGTTGTGGCCGAGCACCGGCCGGGCCACCCGGAGGGTCTGCGGCGGATCGGGTCGCTCGTCGAGTCGCCCGCGTTTTATCCCTATCTTTCCGGTCGAGAGAATCTCAAGATCGTCTCGGACTACGCCGGGATTCCACACACGCGCGTCGACGCGGCGCTCGAGGAAGTCGACCTCGCCGATCGGGCGAAGGATCGATTCGGGACCTACTCGATGGGCATGAAGCAGCGCCTCGCCGTCGCGGCAGCGTTGATCAAGGACCCGGAGCTCAT from Candidatus Dormiibacterota bacterium includes these protein-coding regions:
- a CDS encoding response regulator transcription factor; translated protein: MPIRVLIVDDQALVRAGFRMILEAQPDLEVVGEAGDGSAAIDAVRTLQPDVVLMDVRMPGVDGIEATRRLTEAGVPGRIVILTTYDLDEYVFDALAAGASGFLLKHVPPEELVRGVRVAASGEALLAPSITKRLIEEFAKQRAPVRASGTDLKSLTDREREVLTLLGRGLSNPEIAKDLKVGEATVKTHVAHVLDKLELRDRVQAVIFAYEIGLIKPGAA
- a CDS encoding ABC transporter ATP-binding protein is translated as MANGNVITTHGLTKRYGPSIMAVDALDLEVHRGEVFGFLGPNGAGKTTTLRMLLGLIKPTSGSAVVAEHRPGHPEGLRRIGSLVESPAFYPYLSGRENLKIVSDYAGIPHTRVDAALEEVDLADRAKDRFGTYSMGMKQRLAVAAALIKDPELMILDEPTNGLDPQGVVEMRSLIRRLGSGNRTVMLSSHLLNEVQQISDRVAIIRKGKLVAQGTVHELRGESAIVVRVTPVDAARRQLDRMLGASAVTAVDGTLRLSVNPDRAADINDALVGAGIRVSELRAVERTLEEVFLTLTGETA